GCAGCACCCGACACTAGGCCTGCTCACCCCGGACCGGTTCTTCCACGCCGCACACCAGAGCGGCCACATGCCGTTGCTCGACCAGTGGGTCCTGCAGCACGCCTGCGAAGACATGATCGAGCTGCGCGGTTCCCTCAAGGGCGCGGCCCCGATAAGGGTCAACGTCAACATCTCAGTACCGACCCTGACGACCGACCTCACCGAGCTCGTCACCACCACGCTGAAACGTACGGGTCTGCCGGCACGGCGACTGCGCCTGGAACTCAACGAAGGCGCCGACCTCGACACTCTCACCAGAGCCGGACCGCACCTCGAAACCCTGACCCACAGCGGAATCGAGGTGGCCCTCGACGACATGGGAGCCGGAGCAACGGACCTGCGCTACCTCTCTCACCTGGCACCGCGGGACATAAAGATCGACAAGCTATTCGTGGCCGGCATGTTGATCAGCCCGCGCGACCACGCGATCGTCACCTTGCTCACTGATCTCGCCCGTCGCCTGCGGCTGCGAGTCGCGGCCGAAGGCGTCGAGACCGCCGAGCAGTTGGCAGCACTCGCCCGGATAGGGGTGTCCTACGCCCAGGGTTACCACCTCGCCCCACCGCTGACCCTGACCGACCTGACCAGCACCCTGTCGAAGGGACATTCTTCCTGAGTCGCCGGGACCGGCGGCG
This genomic interval from Asanoa ferruginea contains the following:
- a CDS encoding EAL domain-containing protein — protein: MTSHPAALPISSGVDRVPAPPEHAVHTRDGAHSVAAAVANDELRLRYQPIVRIKDRAVVAVEALVRWQHPTLGLLTPDRFFHAAHQSGHMPLLDQWVLQHACEDMIELRGSLKGAAPIRVNVNISVPTLTTDLTELVTTTLKRTGLPARRLRLELNEGADLDTLTRAGPHLETLTHSGIEVALDDMGAGATDLRYLSHLAPRDIKIDKLFVAGMLISPRDHAIVTLLTDLARRLRLRVAAEGVETAEQLAALARIGVSYAQGYHLAPPLTLTDLTSTLSKGHSS